In one window of Poriferisphaera corsica DNA:
- a CDS encoding HD domain-containing protein, translating to MITQDQTIITQIQQLVADHHAHDTTGHDHHHITRVFKLSTHLQSLEGGNLFLIQSAALLHDYADFKLTETPEKDLQKLQQILLNFNLDHPTIEQIFHIISQVSFKGAHVNTAPDSLEARIVQDADRIDALGAIGIARTFAYGGAHDSPIHTPDESPTQHTSFEDYKSSRSSTINHFHEKLLLLINRINTPAAKHIAQQRHDFLLTFLKQFHNEWDCNIADK from the coding sequence ATGATTACCCAAGATCAAACCATCATCACCCAAATCCAGCAACTCGTCGCCGATCACCACGCACACGACACCACCGGCCACGATCACCATCACATCACCCGCGTCTTCAAGCTCTCAACTCACCTTCAATCTCTCGAAGGCGGCAACCTCTTCCTCATCCAATCCGCCGCACTCCTCCACGACTACGCGGATTTCAAACTCACAGAAACCCCTGAAAAAGACCTGCAAAAACTTCAACAAATCCTCCTCAACTTCAACCTCGACCATCCCACAATCGAACAAATCTTCCACATCATCTCCCAAGTCTCCTTCAAAGGCGCACACGTCAACACCGCTCCTGATTCTCTCGAAGCCCGCATCGTCCAAGACGCCGACCGCATCGACGCCCTCGGCGCCATCGGCATCGCTCGCACCTTCGCCTATGGCGGCGCACATGATTCCCCCATCCATACCCCCGACGAATCACCCACACAACACACCTCATTCGAAGACTACAAATCCTCACGCTCATCAACCATCAATCATTTCCACGAAAAACTTCTCCTGCTCATCAACCGCATCAACACCCCTGCCGCAAAGCATATCGCCCAACAACGGCACGACTTCCTGCTCACCTTCCTCAAGCAG